One Streptomyces sp. P9-A2 DNA window includes the following coding sequences:
- the nhaA gene encoding Na+/H+ antiporter NhaA, with protein sequence MILRKNKSGDSQSQSRRSELGAQLSTPVRTFMATEAGSAGLLLVAVAVALVWANSPWSEAYTSLWHTDLSLSLGNAELSMDLGHWVNDGLMALFFFVIGLEVRYEVSVGELNSRSRVMIPALAGIGGMAVPILLYLLIAPGGDAATGWGIVIGTDTAFMLGALAIVGPRFVTQLRVFLLAITVIDDIVAVTVIGVVYSGSISVPQLIIALVLGVVLSALTRFGVWQAAPYVLIVLVMWLATLQAGLHASIAGMLGGLLIPATSPSREGVEQAARLFRAFRQSPLADVGKTARKGLQKAVSVNERLQTFLHPWSSYVIVPVFALANAGVDLRDGVLTNALTSRVTWAVVVGLVIGKLLGIWGGSWLGTRTGLGKLPTGVGHGHVLGGGVLSGIGFTVSLLIVGLAFEDPVIRAEATVGVLLAAVFSVAVGWLVFHLAAVLRGETDADLPRYLDRPVDPETDHILGPPDAPLTLVEYGDFECPFCARATGVTAELRQRFGDRFRYVFRHLPLPDVHPHAELAARAAVSADYQGRFWEMHNLLYEHQDELEYEDTAGYAADLGLDVERFLRDLNDERTAARVRADAASAEASGARGAPTFFVGNRRHTGPYDAATLALKLEALEEASGSQAPTK encoded by the coding sequence ATGATCCTGCGCAAGAACAAGTCCGGGGACTCCCAGTCCCAGTCGCGGAGGAGCGAGCTGGGAGCCCAGCTCTCCACCCCGGTCCGCACCTTCATGGCGACCGAGGCGGGCAGCGCGGGCCTGCTCCTGGTGGCGGTGGCGGTGGCCCTGGTCTGGGCGAACTCGCCCTGGTCGGAGGCGTACACCTCCCTCTGGCACACCGACCTGTCCCTCTCCCTCGGCAACGCCGAGCTGTCGATGGACCTGGGGCACTGGGTCAACGACGGACTGATGGCCCTGTTCTTCTTCGTCATCGGTCTGGAGGTCCGCTACGAGGTCTCCGTGGGCGAGCTGAACAGCCGCAGCCGGGTGATGATCCCGGCCCTCGCCGGGATCGGCGGCATGGCCGTGCCCATCCTGCTGTACCTGCTGATCGCGCCCGGGGGTGACGCCGCCACGGGCTGGGGCATCGTCATCGGCACCGACACGGCGTTCATGCTGGGCGCGCTCGCCATCGTGGGCCCACGGTTCGTCACGCAGCTGCGCGTCTTCCTGCTGGCCATCACCGTCATCGACGACATCGTGGCCGTCACCGTGATCGGCGTGGTCTACTCCGGCAGCATCAGTGTGCCGCAGCTGATCATCGCGCTCGTCCTGGGCGTGGTCCTGTCCGCGCTGACCCGCTTCGGCGTCTGGCAGGCGGCCCCGTACGTCCTGATCGTCCTCGTGATGTGGCTCGCCACGCTCCAGGCCGGCCTCCACGCCTCCATCGCCGGCATGCTCGGCGGTCTCCTGATCCCCGCCACAAGCCCGTCACGGGAAGGGGTGGAGCAGGCCGCGCGGCTCTTCCGCGCCTTCCGCCAGTCCCCCCTCGCCGACGTCGGCAAAACGGCACGCAAGGGGCTCCAGAAGGCCGTCTCCGTCAACGAGCGGCTCCAGACGTTCCTCCACCCGTGGTCCAGCTACGTCATCGTCCCGGTGTTCGCGCTGGCCAACGCCGGTGTCGACCTGCGCGACGGCGTCCTGACCAACGCCCTGACGTCCCGCGTCACCTGGGCCGTGGTCGTCGGTCTCGTCATCGGAAAGCTCCTCGGCATCTGGGGTGGCTCCTGGCTCGGCACCCGGACCGGCCTCGGGAAGCTCCCGACCGGGGTGGGCCACGGCCATGTCCTGGGCGGCGGCGTCCTGTCCGGGATCGGGTTCACCGTCTCCCTGCTGATCGTCGGGCTCGCCTTCGAGGACCCGGTCATCCGCGCCGAGGCCACCGTCGGTGTCCTGCTCGCGGCCGTGTTCTCCGTCGCCGTCGGCTGGCTGGTGTTCCATCTGGCCGCCGTCCTGCGCGGCGAGACGGACGCGGACCTTCCCCGCTACCTGGACCGCCCCGTCGACCCGGAGACGGACCACATCCTCGGACCTCCGGACGCTCCCCTCACCCTGGTGGAGTACGGCGACTTCGAGTGTCCCTTCTGCGCCCGCGCCACCGGCGTCACCGCGGAACTGCGGCAGCGTTTCGGCGACCGGTTCCGCTATGTCTTCCGGCACCTGCCGCTGCCCGACGTGCACCCGCACGCCGAACTCGCCGCGCGGGCGGCCGTCTCCGCCGACTACCAGGGCCGCTTCTGGGAGATGCACAACCTGCTCTACGAGCACCAGGACGAACTCGAGTACGAGGACACCGCCGGTTACGCCGCCGACCTCGGACTCGACGTCGAGAGGTTCCTGCGCGACCTCAACGACGAGAGGACGGCCGCCCGGGTCCGGGCGGACGCGGCCAGCGCCGAGGCCAGCGGTGCCCGCGGCGCCCCGACGTTCTTCGTCGGCAACCGACGGCACACCGGCCCGTACGACGCGGCGACGCTCGCCCTCAAGCTCGAGGCGCTCGAGGAGGCGTCC